A window of Pirellula sp. SH-Sr6A contains these coding sequences:
- the terL gene encoding phage terminase large subunit gives MSGEVTVRRSLSNLDKIIRRHCELEFAEFVRHAAKILIPGFVWGNHIQVVCDHLQAVQAGKVDRLMVNLPPGCTKSTLLSVLWPAWVWTVEPDATFLCVTYNQDLTVRDAVACRELIADPWYIDRWGDKVQVAFGHDAKTFYRLTAGGWRLSTTRSGRATGDHPKYVIIDDPLSVEKSKNANERKAFNDWYRDTLSTRGVAKGVRHVVGMQRVHVDDPCGMFERENEFAERAGEEKPWHQVMLPMRYDPEYKMEDRGFGGDWRTEKGELLYPQLLDEKKVTKLERSLGASNSSAQLGQRPIRKDGEFFKCSNIKIIRRDEAPFEFDAVCRFWDRAASVEDGAYTAGALVGRKGSKFYLLHMIRKRMTAGDVEAAIEMNVKLDEIEFGFSKLWTCFEIEGASSGKRVAEITINRLRGHRVYGVRAKDSKEVHAEPLSIAIENGDVYAIEGPWLTEVFDEMEVFPSGPFKDQSDAFAGAYLELVNPSAKSQSVVVSSKAAGKPRFKEGKCQNPACDRPAFTEAGFCCHECERLAPEGEVCHSHTAECSTKYNDWYVKNSR, from the coding sequence ATGAGCGGCGAAGTGACCGTTCGTCGCTCGCTCAGTAATCTGGATAAGATCATTCGCCGTCATTGCGAGCTCGAGTTTGCTGAGTTCGTGCGACATGCTGCGAAGATCCTTATCCCCGGCTTCGTTTGGGGTAATCACATTCAGGTTGTTTGTGACCATCTCCAGGCTGTTCAAGCCGGAAAGGTCGATCGACTCATGGTCAATCTGCCTCCTGGGTGCACCAAGTCGACGCTACTCTCGGTCCTTTGGCCGGCTTGGGTTTGGACGGTTGAGCCGGATGCGACGTTCCTCTGCGTGACGTACAACCAAGACTTGACCGTTCGGGATGCGGTCGCATGCCGAGAGCTTATTGCGGACCCTTGGTATATCGACCGGTGGGGTGACAAGGTTCAGGTTGCCTTTGGTCACGATGCCAAGACGTTCTACCGGCTCACGGCTGGAGGTTGGCGATTGAGCACGACGCGATCGGGGCGAGCGACGGGGGATCACCCGAAGTATGTCATCATCGACGACCCGTTGTCGGTAGAGAAGTCGAAGAACGCGAACGAGCGGAAGGCGTTCAACGATTGGTACCGCGACACGCTTTCCACCCGGGGCGTGGCCAAAGGGGTGCGGCATGTCGTTGGAATGCAGCGAGTGCACGTGGACGATCCGTGCGGCATGTTTGAGCGGGAGAATGAGTTCGCGGAAAGAGCCGGCGAAGAAAAGCCTTGGCATCAGGTCATGCTTCCGATGCGATACGATCCCGAATACAAGATGGAGGACCGAGGCTTCGGAGGGGACTGGCGGACGGAGAAGGGGGAGCTGCTCTACCCGCAACTGCTCGATGAGAAGAAGGTGACGAAGTTGGAACGGTCGCTCGGGGCTTCCAACAGTTCGGCCCAGTTGGGGCAGCGTCCGATCAGAAAGGACGGGGAGTTCTTCAAGTGCTCCAACATCAAGATCATTCGACGGGATGAAGCGCCGTTTGAGTTTGACGCGGTTTGTCGGTTCTGGGATCGGGCTGCCAGCGTCGAGGATGGAGCTTACACGGCTGGGGCCTTGGTCGGCCGGAAAGGAAGCAAGTTCTACCTGCTGCACATGATTCGCAAGCGGATGACGGCCGGTGATGTCGAAGCTGCCATCGAGATGAACGTCAAGCTCGACGAGATCGAGTTTGGATTCTCGAAGCTGTGGACGTGTTTTGAAATTGAAGGGGCCTCCTCAGGGAAGCGTGTTGCCGAGATCACGATCAATCGGCTTCGTGGGCATCGTGTCTATGGAGTACGAGCGAAGGACTCGAAGGAGGTGCATGCCGAGCCCCTTTCGATCGCCATCGAGAACGGGGACGTTTACGCAATCGAAGGGCCTTGGCTTACCGAAGTGTTCGACGAGATGGAAGTGTTCCCGAGTGGTCCGTTCAAGGATCAGTCGGATGCGTTCGCTGGGGCCTACCTGGAGTTGGTGAATCCTTCGGCCAAGTCGCAGTCGGTGGTCGTTTCTAGCAAGGCGGCTGGCAAGCCTCGGTTCAAGGAGGGCAAATGCCAGAACCCGGCCTGCGATCGGCCGGCGTTCACCGAAGCTGGGTTTTGCTGCCATGAATGCGAACGGCTCGCGCCAGAGGGTGAGGTTTGTCATTCGCATACGGCCGAGTGTTCGACCAAGTACAACGATTGGTACGTCAAAAACAGTCGCTAA
- a CDS encoding RNA polymerase sigma factor, with protein sequence MSMELLVSAKNGSQFAISSLLVSISSECKTIISHFLGTKYSARIDAEDVLQEVLMQVATGVATTDFDEWNGFKAWLFCVCRNNVYKQVEYVKSLRRSADRTSAIGEGFDVGCDDRTAVEIMIGRENLSGVMAVAAQLGDDEFQVIEYLAQGLSPREAGEKVGKDAAFAYYARRQLKELLEGESKPVRRAVKSTGSANRARLKSWKKHYDAMMAIECFVTREKAIARFEKSLARLSYAEGTEMLAFIQGESVTV encoded by the coding sequence ATGTCGATGGAATTGCTCGTGTCCGCAAAGAATGGTTCCCAATTCGCTATCAGCAGCCTGCTCGTCAGCATCAGTTCCGAATGCAAGACGATCATCAGTCATTTTCTCGGTACCAAGTACTCCGCTCGGATCGATGCCGAAGACGTCCTGCAGGAAGTGCTGATGCAAGTCGCGACTGGCGTGGCGACGACCGACTTCGATGAGTGGAACGGCTTCAAGGCCTGGTTGTTCTGCGTTTGCCGCAACAACGTTTACAAGCAAGTCGAGTACGTGAAGTCGCTCCGTCGTTCGGCCGACCGAACCTCGGCGATCGGGGAAGGTTTTGATGTTGGTTGCGATGATCGGACTGCAGTGGAAATCATGATTGGTCGCGAGAACCTCTCCGGTGTGATGGCTGTCGCAGCCCAACTTGGGGACGATGAGTTCCAAGTGATCGAGTACCTTGCTCAAGGACTTTCGCCTCGCGAAGCCGGTGAGAAGGTTGGGAAGGACGCAGCGTTCGCGTACTACGCACGACGCCAGCTCAAAGAACTTCTCGAAGGCGAAAGCAAGCCTGTTCGACGTGCCGTCAAGTCCACCGGCAGCGCCAACAGAGCTCGCCTTAAGTCTTGGAAGAAACACTACGACGCGATGATGGCCATCGAGTGCTTCGTGACCCGTGAAAAGGCAATCGCTCGATTCGAAAAGTCGCTCGCTCGCTTGAGCTATGCTGAGGGAACTGAGATGCTCGCCTTCATCCAAGGTGAATCAGTAACCGTCTAG
- a CDS encoding ParB N-terminal domain-containing protein, with protein sequence METKYKNRVVELVRVKSSELLKNDFNPSVHSDRQKIVMDSILESTGFADAIIGRRVGDKIEILDGHLRAELAADQEVPVLIVDLDDEEADLFLLTFDPIAAMAKQQRSKMNSLRTKALGLQSTVFNQIIERSQLGTETAKKEIEKRRSTVRNTLSSVSIGPIRVPCTPDEIAELTLILAEYGDANGSFVGFGTYLLKLIGEA encoded by the coding sequence ATGGAAACGAAATACAAAAACCGAGTGGTCGAGTTGGTTCGGGTCAAATCATCCGAGCTTCTTAAAAACGACTTTAACCCTAGCGTCCATTCCGATCGTCAAAAGATCGTGATGGACTCCATTCTCGAGTCAACTGGGTTTGCTGATGCGATCATCGGTAGGCGGGTTGGCGACAAAATCGAGATCCTCGATGGTCACCTCCGGGCCGAGCTCGCAGCCGACCAAGAGGTGCCGGTGTTGATCGTTGACTTGGACGACGAAGAGGCGGACCTGTTCCTGCTGACGTTCGATCCGATCGCTGCGATGGCAAAGCAGCAAAGGTCGAAGATGAACTCCTTGCGGACGAAAGCTCTTGGTCTGCAAAGCACCGTGTTTAACCAGATCATTGAGCGGTCTCAGTTAGGGACGGAGACCGCAAAGAAGGAGATCGAGAAAAGACGAAGCACGGTTCGCAACACGCTCTCTTCGGTTTCGATTGGGCCGATCCGAGTTCCATGCACTCCGGATGAAATCGCCGAGTTGACGTTGATACTCGCCGAGTACGGAGATGCAAACGGGTCGTTCGTTGGGTTTGGTACTTACTTGTTGAAGCTGATCGGGGAGGCGTAA
- a CDS encoding ATP-binding protein — protein sequence MPFQSFDYANYIKQNPLSANSRFLPLFEAIENAFNAIEERYRLTGKESGGLVTITIVREAVQPVLKLEETKISPPPIIGFQIKDNGIGFREANWRAFKEVYTTHKLSFGGKGVGRLTYLLAFQEASVESYFAEGDKKYARSFSIEPTRSGPTESLLKEVESTDEFTIVSLNQMRPMLREKCPKNISAVANQIALHFFKRLSISGGIRCELHDAFDGQIIDLHTFFREEMLLSDKRSRFTLRNEEFVVTQTKCKTKAANRHQIMLCANGRVVSTHAVPAGFIQSKAKLDDGNDQFFYVALVESQLLDSNCSNDRTRFLLDEEDDDVNSPSLLESSTPSISSILTEVGKLCKKFLRKEVAPLEVIHQRRIEELCRSNMNFKPLLKQKQKELFELPYDLSDSELEKSVWRIYSQWKYEIRTRFSSMTKSVRDNNNKWMEYRDRYRSTLHELSQMAMHDLAVYVTDRRAVLDFLWDRLKATEDGKFRDEAAIHDIFFPRNTDSNDIAWDESNLWIIDERLLFQQYTASDLNWKKVGLDGVDSNDRPDVCSSYDRVFDDTFAFTEGSQPYSSATLVEFKRPERESYTELENPYAQVVRYINQIRKAGSITKDGHTFRMDKSQPIHAYVVCHLVEKLLEHLNAVDFTESADGQGFVVHLPKLNAIIYFATFEKLIADARKRNRAFFDKLGLE from the coding sequence ATGCCCTTTCAGAGTTTCGATTACGCAAACTACATCAAGCAGAACCCACTTTCAGCAAATTCCCGGTTCTTACCGCTTTTTGAGGCAATCGAGAACGCGTTCAATGCCATCGAAGAAAGGTATCGACTGACGGGCAAAGAGTCTGGTGGTCTTGTAACCATCACAATAGTTCGAGAGGCGGTTCAGCCTGTACTCAAGCTTGAAGAAACAAAAATCTCGCCGCCCCCGATAATAGGTTTCCAGATAAAAGACAACGGAATTGGCTTCCGGGAAGCAAACTGGCGAGCATTCAAAGAAGTCTACACGACACACAAGCTCTCTTTTGGCGGCAAGGGCGTCGGCAGACTCACGTATCTTCTAGCATTTCAAGAAGCGAGCGTTGAAAGTTACTTCGCCGAAGGAGACAAAAAGTACGCTAGGTCATTCAGTATCGAACCTACGCGCAGTGGGCCGACGGAGAGTTTGCTGAAAGAAGTGGAGTCAACAGACGAATTTACTATTGTGAGTCTGAACCAGATGAGGCCAATGCTACGCGAGAAGTGCCCAAAAAACATTTCTGCCGTTGCAAATCAGATCGCTCTTCATTTCTTCAAACGTCTTTCCATTTCAGGAGGCATTAGATGCGAACTGCACGACGCATTCGATGGTCAAATTATTGACCTTCACACGTTTTTCCGAGAAGAAATGCTGCTTTCAGACAAAAGAAGCCGTTTCACACTTCGCAACGAAGAATTCGTTGTCACTCAAACTAAATGCAAGACAAAGGCGGCGAACCGCCATCAAATAATGTTGTGTGCAAACGGAAGAGTAGTTTCCACGCACGCCGTACCTGCCGGCTTCATCCAGTCAAAAGCAAAGCTTGATGATGGCAATGATCAGTTCTTCTACGTGGCACTTGTGGAGTCTCAGTTGCTCGACAGCAATTGTAGCAACGACAGAACGCGTTTCCTTCTTGATGAGGAGGACGACGACGTCAATTCACCGAGCCTTCTTGAGTCATCGACACCTTCAATCAGCTCCATTCTCACCGAAGTGGGAAAGCTCTGCAAAAAATTCCTACGCAAGGAGGTTGCGCCGCTAGAGGTAATTCACCAACGTCGAATCGAGGAGCTCTGCCGAAGCAATATGAATTTCAAACCACTCTTGAAGCAGAAACAAAAAGAACTATTCGAGCTTCCATACGATTTGTCTGATTCCGAATTAGAGAAGTCTGTTTGGAGAATCTATTCACAATGGAAATACGAGATCCGAACGCGATTTTCTTCGATGACTAAGTCTGTTCGCGACAACAACAACAAATGGATGGAGTACCGCGATAGGTATCGGTCGACACTCCATGAACTTAGCCAAATGGCGATGCACGATCTAGCCGTGTATGTAACTGATCGTCGGGCTGTTCTTGACTTTCTTTGGGATCGTCTGAAGGCAACCGAAGACGGAAAATTTCGTGATGAAGCAGCGATACATGACATCTTCTTTCCGAGAAACACTGATTCGAATGACATCGCATGGGACGAGTCGAATCTATGGATAATTGACGAGAGATTGCTTTTTCAACAATACACTGCATCTGACTTGAACTGGAAAAAGGTCGGACTCGATGGAGTCGACTCGAACGACCGACCAGACGTATGTAGTAGTTACGATCGAGTCTTTGATGATACATTTGCCTTCACTGAAGGGTCGCAGCCCTATTCCTCCGCAACACTCGTTGAATTCAAGAGACCAGAACGAGAGTCTTACACCGAGCTCGAAAACCCCTACGCGCAGGTTGTGAGGTATATCAATCAAATCCGAAAGGCAGGATCCATTACGAAAGACGGTCACACGTTTCGAATGGACAAGAGCCAGCCAATTCACGCTTACGTCGTCTGTCATCTTGTCGAGAAACTTCTAGAACACTTAAACGCAGTCGACTTTACTGAGTCGGCCGATGGACAAGGGTTTGTAGTTCACCTACCAAAGCTAAATGCAATTATCTACTTTGCCACATTTGAAAAGTTGATCGCTGACGCAAGGAAGCGAAATCGCGCCTTCTTCGATAAGTTGGGACTGGAGTAA
- a CDS encoding DUF7007 domain-containing protein, which translates to MRQQIIETPWGPSQSQHEHAPGIVFHSTAGHGGYHLSQERYSEFCSIPQFAKFPQWLEEDCHAVLVYLRWPELATDEQLKSAVSMARTGATWKSDKWKSIEAWLREPSQSKILSRVIGHTKSVADLWRRGSMWTSKTPGLWEVLFHRGGDTQTVLMQYPTQKYYTHEEIAAARQEPAMNPA; encoded by the coding sequence ATGAGGCAGCAAATCATTGAAACCCCGTGGGGGCCATCCCAGTCACAGCACGAGCATGCTCCAGGGATTGTGTTTCACTCGACCGCGGGGCACGGTGGGTATCACTTGAGCCAAGAGCGGTATTCCGAGTTCTGTTCGATCCCTCAGTTCGCCAAGTTTCCGCAATGGCTCGAAGAAGATTGCCATGCCGTGTTGGTCTACCTGCGATGGCCCGAGCTGGCGACCGATGAGCAGCTTAAAAGTGCTGTGAGCATGGCGCGAACTGGAGCCACATGGAAAAGCGACAAATGGAAGTCGATCGAGGCGTGGTTACGTGAGCCGAGCCAGTCTAAGATCCTTTCGCGGGTAATAGGGCATACAAAATCCGTTGCCGATCTCTGGCGCCGCGGAAGCATGTGGACAAGCAAGACACCGGGTTTGTGGGAAGTCTTGTTCCACCGGGGAGGCGATACCCAAACGGTCCTGATGCAGTACCCGACCCAGAAGTACTACACCCACGAAGAAATCGCGGCAGCTCGTCAAGAACCAGCGATGAATCCGGCCTAG
- a CDS encoding ParB/RepB/Spo0J family partition protein, whose translation MFKDRIVGFEWVEASSLIDNADNVRLHPDEQKTAMKGLLEEIGFADAIVVRKIEEGYQILDGHMRKSLLGDEKVPVVIVDLNDEEAASFLLTFDPVKALADKNQERVDSLLERAFAQTGAVREMLNGMVKGETKAAPMPKGGNSTRARVETLSVGKYRVQLTNAESAKLTLIARRYCENTGSYLDFVSWILKRVKENRAAHGLPVGGSEGSGVQPAQD comes from the coding sequence GTGTTCAAGGACAGAATTGTTGGATTCGAATGGGTCGAGGCAAGTTCGTTGATTGATAACGCGGACAACGTCCGGTTGCATCCCGATGAGCAAAAGACAGCCATGAAAGGGCTTCTTGAGGAGATCGGTTTCGCCGACGCGATCGTCGTTCGAAAGATCGAAGAGGGCTATCAAATCCTCGACGGCCACATGCGTAAGTCCCTTCTCGGTGACGAGAAGGTTCCCGTGGTGATTGTCGACTTGAACGACGAAGAAGCGGCTTCGTTCTTGCTGACCTTCGACCCTGTGAAGGCGTTGGCGGATAAGAACCAGGAGCGAGTTGACTCGTTGCTGGAGAGAGCATTCGCTCAGACGGGGGCGGTTCGTGAGATGCTTAACGGCATGGTGAAGGGGGAAACGAAAGCCGCGCCGATGCCAAAGGGGGGCAACTCGACGCGTGCGCGAGTTGAGACGCTATCGGTAGGAAAGTATCGTGTCCAGCTTACAAACGCTGAGAGCGCCAAGCTGACGCTGATCGCGCGGCGTTATTGCGAGAACACCGGATCCTATTTGGATTTCGTTAGTTGGATTCTAAAGAGAGTGAAAGAAAACCGTGCTGCACATGGACTACCCGTTGGAGGGTCTGAGGGGAGCGGAGTACAACCCGCGCAAGATTAG
- a CDS encoding ParB N-terminal domain-containing protein, translating into MDYPLEGLRGAEYNPRKISNEQLQKLWESIRRFGVVKPIICKTDGLIVAGHQRTKALRANGVNTAPVYVLPGDTTQADEIKFNQLHNGTDVDHPDANAWIREPLKLGWQHVTKMDANWTCGMQVIRTNIAALILKFGPWGACVATLDGEVIHCTQYAMACIQLNQPLLVYGVPTERKAEYKEFLGDQYGRFSYDNLERKTYIQTLAQLNRIRDVPGTLPRESGLYRDAVEPWLKENPKARGFDFGSGKGDYAGKLRREGYNMMDLELFRRVQGQNAIDTVWVNRAINQLCMALKKMGRFDFVVCDSVFNSVDCPEAEFAVATMLGALCKVGGRIFYSGRTLKSVHAALKSGNYKTKNGSAQQLYFLDEEGYSGIFRNGEWFYQKFHTQEQCEHLGTYMGIEAPEAKMGSGTWRCTGIKTHDVPFEDIERAIRYEFELDWPEGKKINRSEDVLAAFRPFFAEAAAGT; encoded by the coding sequence ATGGACTACCCGTTGGAGGGTCTGAGGGGAGCGGAGTACAACCCGCGCAAGATTAGCAACGAGCAACTTCAAAAGCTGTGGGAGTCGATCCGACGCTTTGGGGTGGTCAAACCGATCATCTGCAAAACGGACGGGCTGATTGTTGCGGGTCACCAGAGAACCAAAGCGTTAAGAGCGAACGGCGTGAACACGGCGCCGGTCTACGTTCTACCTGGTGACACCACGCAGGCCGACGAGATCAAGTTCAACCAACTCCACAACGGTACCGACGTCGATCACCCGGATGCCAACGCTTGGATCCGAGAGCCGCTCAAGCTGGGGTGGCAGCATGTAACGAAGATGGATGCGAACTGGACCTGTGGTATGCAGGTGATTCGCACCAACATCGCCGCTCTGATCCTCAAATTTGGCCCCTGGGGGGCTTGTGTAGCGACTTTGGACGGCGAGGTGATCCATTGCACTCAATACGCGATGGCGTGCATCCAGCTCAATCAGCCGCTTTTGGTGTACGGCGTGCCGACGGAGCGGAAGGCGGAGTACAAAGAGTTCCTTGGCGACCAGTACGGGCGCTTCAGCTACGACAACCTCGAACGCAAGACTTACATCCAGACGCTGGCTCAGTTAAACCGCATACGCGACGTTCCAGGGACGTTGCCGAGAGAAAGTGGACTTTATCGGGATGCGGTTGAACCGTGGCTCAAAGAGAACCCCAAGGCCCGTGGTTTCGATTTTGGGAGCGGGAAGGGTGACTACGCAGGCAAGCTGCGGCGAGAAGGTTACAACATGATGGACCTCGAGCTGTTCCGTCGTGTTCAGGGTCAGAACGCGATCGATACGGTTTGGGTGAACCGTGCCATCAATCAGCTCTGCATGGCGCTCAAGAAAATGGGTCGATTCGACTTCGTGGTATGCGACTCCGTGTTCAACTCGGTGGATTGCCCCGAAGCGGAGTTCGCGGTGGCGACCATGCTGGGGGCTCTTTGCAAGGTCGGAGGGCGGATCTTCTATAGCGGTCGAACTCTCAAGAGCGTTCATGCCGCTCTCAAGTCGGGCAACTACAAGACGAAGAACGGCTCAGCGCAGCAACTGTACTTCCTCGACGAAGAGGGATACTCGGGCATCTTCCGCAATGGTGAGTGGTTCTATCAGAAGTTTCACACGCAAGAGCAGTGCGAGCACCTCGGCACCTACATGGGGATTGAGGCGCCAGAAGCGAAGATGGGATCCGGAACCTGGCGATGCACCGGGATCAAGACACACGATGTCCCGTTTGAGGATATTGAGCGGGCGATTCGTTATGAGTTCGAGCTCGATTGGCCTGAGGGCAAGAAGATCAATCGATCCGAGGACGTGCTAGCAGCGTTTCGTCCTTTCTTTGCGGAAGCAGCGGCTGGTACTTAG
- a CDS encoding alpha-ketoglutarate-dependent dioxygenase AlkB family protein, with protein sequence MPKTAVRFLEAGDLGFLPDCEIALWRNWVEPSVGRSIFDVLKSELRWECRNLFMFGRWVKQPRLTCLYGDVGKEYSYSGSNWETHEWHVALRELADGIGSMTGFRPNSVLCNYYRSGQDSLGWHSDLGGNDGQEPTIFSLSLGVPRTFQIKHVTLPEHSLYNIRLGHGDLLKMGAPMQRFWKHQVPKETVRGERINLTFRVIK encoded by the coding sequence GTGCCTAAAACGGCTGTGCGTTTTCTGGAGGCAGGTGACCTCGGTTTCCTGCCTGATTGTGAGATCGCTCTTTGGCGGAATTGGGTGGAGCCGTCCGTCGGGCGGTCGATCTTCGACGTCCTCAAAAGCGAGCTGCGATGGGAGTGTCGGAACTTGTTCATGTTCGGCCGGTGGGTCAAGCAGCCCCGTCTGACGTGTCTCTATGGCGACGTAGGGAAAGAGTACAGTTACTCCGGTTCGAACTGGGAAACGCATGAATGGCACGTCGCGCTACGTGAGCTGGCCGACGGTATTGGCTCTATGACGGGATTCCGTCCGAACTCGGTGCTGTGCAATTACTATCGGAGTGGGCAGGACTCCTTGGGGTGGCATAGCGATCTGGGCGGAAACGATGGGCAAGAACCCACTATCTTTTCTCTGAGCCTCGGCGTGCCTCGGACTTTCCAAATAAAGCACGTCACATTACCGGAGCATTCGCTGTATAACATTCGTCTTGGGCACGGAGACTTGCTCAAGATGGGCGCTCCCATGCAACGATTTTGGAAGCACCAGGTGCCCAAAGAGACAGTGCGCGGGGAACGAATCAATCTAACATTCCGAGTGATCAAGTAG
- a CDS encoding DEAD/DEAH box helicase, which yields MQAETLADYLQTYGDLLIQKVEESSRPLMETFVRPDVHLLREPMDAQWHRIVAGVKAWQAGRKSVPCSMSMGFGKTLCAIAMIHVHAEGAAYRTIVVCPPHLQKKWVREIEMTIPDSKCKIIDHYSDVLRLVGTKPTGTEWFIMSGNKAKMSTSWKPSFIKSQRFDIGILKCPRCNQPIEKKVVQEGSDVWVFAQEADLAKKQQKCRHCSEALYQWTHDMDRWPVANIIHRQARKVFKYLVIDEVHESKGERSAIGLSVGKLAAKVPFKVALTGTLLNGYADSIFPMSYRLFPGKMKALGFKWNDGMEFTKRYGRIETIVSYKDSESFANRQSRGGGKTTSIKIRPGIVPSIYGDCLLDCAVFGSLEDLGYKLPGLAEVMHPVQMDAEQAEHYEQVESSIRASMRQLIAMGSKAAMSVLLNTLNGWPDHPYGYNSIGYRTAEGEWVEVATPPDLDAETIRTKEAKLVEVVKDAVSRGRQVWIYCEMTQKRDVQVRLKELLDREGLDVRILRSQKVSSCDREEWIFNNGKANVIISNPTLVKTGLDLFDRGGNHNFSVLVFYQTGYNLDTLRQAAARSWRIGQWLDCEVHYMFYEGTMQEQCVRLMSQKTKAAKAIEGNFSQSSFDALTAGDESVAMALAKKLADEVISRVPRVPMTHVQPALPMPMPARVAMAKVDRVEAKPNVASCSPTILPMAAKCSEVPMAAARHAKSDVVHAGAKPTVAVSPSRMRQWKNHFEHVLAEAQSGAAGAALKIRRLKANLARLDKQEQEEMGRVMDFKKLFQYVEASASEYRSQAVGV from the coding sequence ATGCAGGCTGAAACACTGGCGGATTATCTTCAAACCTACGGTGACTTGTTGATCCAAAAGGTCGAGGAAAGTTCTCGCCCGTTGATGGAGACGTTCGTTCGTCCCGACGTGCACTTGCTTCGCGAGCCTATGGACGCCCAGTGGCATCGAATCGTGGCAGGAGTCAAAGCCTGGCAGGCCGGTCGCAAGAGCGTGCCGTGCTCGATGTCGATGGGTTTTGGTAAAACCCTCTGCGCGATTGCAATGATCCATGTTCATGCCGAAGGGGCTGCGTACCGAACGATCGTTGTTTGCCCACCGCACTTGCAGAAGAAGTGGGTGCGTGAAATCGAGATGACGATTCCGGACTCCAAATGCAAGATCATCGATCATTACTCCGATGTTCTCCGTTTGGTTGGGACCAAGCCCACCGGGACTGAGTGGTTCATCATGTCCGGCAACAAAGCGAAGATGTCGACGAGTTGGAAGCCTTCGTTCATAAAGTCGCAGCGATTTGATATTGGGATTCTCAAGTGCCCGAGGTGCAACCAGCCGATCGAGAAGAAGGTGGTGCAGGAAGGGTCCGACGTTTGGGTGTTCGCCCAGGAAGCGGACCTCGCGAAGAAACAGCAAAAGTGCCGTCATTGCAGCGAAGCGTTGTACCAGTGGACGCACGATATGGATCGATGGCCTGTGGCCAACATCATCCATCGGCAGGCTCGCAAGGTGTTCAAATACCTTGTGATTGACGAGGTACACGAGTCAAAAGGGGAACGATCTGCAATCGGTCTTTCTGTCGGGAAGCTCGCGGCGAAGGTACCGTTCAAGGTTGCGTTGACAGGGACTTTGCTCAACGGTTACGCCGATTCGATATTCCCCATGTCGTACCGTCTGTTTCCCGGGAAGATGAAAGCACTGGGGTTCAAGTGGAACGATGGGATGGAGTTCACGAAGCGGTACGGACGTATCGAGACGATCGTGAGCTACAAAGACAGTGAGTCGTTTGCTAATCGGCAAAGCCGAGGGGGAGGCAAAACGACGTCGATCAAAATCCGACCCGGGATTGTGCCAAGCATCTACGGAGACTGCTTGCTCGATTGTGCCGTGTTCGGGTCGCTTGAAGATCTCGGGTACAAGTTGCCCGGTCTCGCCGAGGTGATGCACCCGGTTCAGATGGACGCGGAACAAGCGGAGCATTATGAGCAGGTAGAGTCCAGTATTCGAGCCAGCATGAGGCAGTTGATCGCGATGGGCAGCAAAGCGGCCATGTCGGTGCTTCTCAACACGCTCAATGGTTGGCCTGACCATCCGTATGGTTACAACTCGATCGGCTATCGAACTGCAGAAGGGGAATGGGTCGAGGTGGCTACGCCGCCTGATCTCGATGCGGAGACGATACGGACCAAGGAAGCGAAGCTCGTGGAGGTCGTTAAAGACGCGGTATCGCGGGGGCGGCAGGTGTGGATTTACTGCGAGATGACTCAGAAGCGAGACGTGCAGGTCCGCTTGAAGGAGCTGCTCGACAGGGAAGGGCTCGACGTTCGCATCCTTCGATCTCAGAAAGTGAGTTCTTGCGACCGTGAAGAGTGGATCTTCAACAACGGCAAAGCGAATGTGATCATATCCAATCCAACCTTGGTGAAGACCGGCCTGGATTTGTTCGACCGCGGGGGGAATCACAATTTCAGTGTCTTGGTGTTCTACCAAACCGGTTACAACCTCGACACGTTGCGGCAAGCGGCGGCGCGATCCTGGCGTATCGGTCAGTGGCTCGACTGCGAAGTGCACTACATGTTCTACGAAGGGACCATGCAAGAGCAGTGCGTGCGATTGATGTCCCAAAAGACCAAGGCCGCCAAGGCGATCGAAGGCAATTTCAGCCAAAGCTCGTTCGATGCTCTGACCGCAGGAGACGAGTCGGTGGCGATGGCTCTTGCTAAGAAGTTGGCGGATGAGGTGATATCCAGGGTTCCGAGAGTTCCGATGACTCATGTGCAGCCGGCCTTGCCGATGCCGATGCCGGCTCGCGTGGCGATGGCGAAGGTCGATCGTGTCGAAGCCAAGCCCAACGTGGCGTCGTGCTCACCGACCATATTGCCGATGGCAGCAAAATGCTCAGAAGTCCCGATGGCTGCCGCTCGACATGCCAAGAGTGATGTCGTTCATGCCGGGGCGAAACCGACCGTGGCTGTGAGTCCCAGTCGGATGCGTCAGTGGAAGAACCATTTCGAGCACGTGCTAGCTGAGGCCCAGAGTGGGGCGGCGGGTGCAGCTCTCAAGATCCGGCGGCTCAAGGCAAACTTGGCCCGACTGGACAAGCAGGAACAGGAGGAGATGGGTCGCGTGATGGATTTCAAGAAACTTTTTCAGTACGTCGAGGCTTCCGCCAGTGAGTATCGTAGTCAAGCGGTTGGTGTTTAA